The following DNA comes from Plasmodium vivax chromosome 11, whole genome shotgun sequence.
CCCAGACACGGTGATATACTACGAAGGAGACCCCATCAAAAGAGACGATGAAGAGAAGCTAGACGAAATAGGCTATGATGACATAGGAGGATGTAAAAAACAGCTAGCTCAAATTAGAGAAATGATCGAATTGCCGCTTAGACACCCAGGATTGTTTAAAACGTTGGGGGTGAAACCACCCAGAGGAGTACTGCTGTATGGACCGCCAGGAAGTGGAAAGACATGTATAGCTAGAGCTGTGGCAAATGAAACAGgagcctttttctttctcataAATGGACCAGAAGTAATGAGCAAAATGGCTGGAGAGGCAGAAGCAAATTTGAGGAGAGCCTtcgaagaagcagaaaaaaattcccccgcAATTATCTTTATTGACGAAATTGATTCCATTGCTccgaagagggaaaagacGAATGGAGAAGTTGAAAGGAGAGTCGTTTCCCAATTGCTAACCCTAATGGATGGTATAAAAACTAGAGGCCAAGTAGTAGTCATAGCAGCAACGAACAGGCAGAATTCGATAGACCCTGCGCTCAGACGATTTGGCAGATTTGACAGAGAAATTGACATAGGAGTACCGGATGATAATGGAAGGTTTGAAATTTTAAGAATACACACCAAGAATATGAAGCTCTCCCCAGATGTGAAGCTAGAAGAACTGGCAAGCAGCACACACGGTTTTGTTGGCGCAGATTTGGCTCAACTATGTACAGAAGCGGCACTAACGTGTATTcgagaaaaaatggacgtAATTGACTTAGAGGATGAAATTATTGACAAGGAGGTGTTAGAAAGCATGTGCGTAACGCAGGATCATTTTAATATGGCCTTGGGTACGTGCAATCCATCCTCTTTACGCGAAACCGTTGTTGAAGTGCCGAATGTCAAATGGGATGACATTGGTGGGTTGGACGAAGTGAAGAACACGTTACGTGAAATGATTCTATACCCAATTGACCATCCagataaatttgaaaaatttggTTTGTCTCCATCTAGGGGGGTTCTATTTTATGGACCCCCAGGTTGTGGTAAGACGTTACTAGCCAAAGCCGTTGCATCTGAATGTTCAGCTAATTTTGTATCCATTAAAGGTCCAGAATTGCTAACCATGTGGTTTGGTGAGTCGGAAGCCAATGTTAGAGAGGTGTTCGACAAAGCTAGAGCTGCTGCACCATGTGTGTTATTCTTTGATGAGCTAGATTCCATCGGGACGCAGAGAGGATCCACCCTCGGAGATGGAAGCGGTGCTGGAGACAGAGTAATGAATCAGCTGCTAACCGAAATTGATGGAGTGGGACCGAAGAAAAATCTCTTCTTTATAGGAGCAACGAACAGACCTGAGTTATTAGATGAAGCTTTATTAAGACCAGGAAGACTAGACCAGTTGATTTATATTCCTCTGCCCGATTTAGCTGCTAGAATTTCTATCCTAAGCGCTGTATTGAGGAAGAGCCCCATAGCTGATAATGTGCCTATAGACTTTTTGGCCCAGAAGACTGCCGGATTTAGTGGCGCCGATTTAGCGGAGCTCTGCCAGAGGGCAGCCAGAGCGGCCATTCGAGATTCCATCGACTCGGaggaaatgaacaaaaagtCCAAGCTACAAATGTATCCAAATGTGAAAGgcgaaaatggggagaataCTCAAAGCGTTCCAAATGATACCCCTGTGCAGAATAACGAAGAAAATACAGTGAAATATGAAATTACGAGGCACCATTTCAAGGAGGGGCTAGCTGGCGCCAGGAGAAGTGTTTCGCAAGCCGATCTAATTAAGTACGACAACTTTAGGATAAAGTTCGACCCTCTGTACAAGACGAAGGCGGGTGGTGGAAACGAGGACTTCATCATTGACTGGCCCGATGAGGAGAACAACGAGGAGCCCCAGGAGTACAACGTCGACGATGATTTGTACTCGTAGTTCGGCCAAAGCGGGTCTCCTTCGCGTGGCGGCGTGGCAGCGTGGCTATACCGCGGTGCACACCATGCATAGCTGTACCGCTACGCGCATTCTTCCCATGTTGTACACTTACccattttctcccccacccCGTAAGCGAATTCAACGCCAATCAGCTGTGCACCCCTGTGTGCATACATCCCCCCGCGCAAACATACCCACCTGCacgccttttttaattccccttttgccattATAACAAagttgtacattttttaagccAAGAAGGGGGCCAGAGTTGCCGCGCCCGCCTTCTCTTCACAGTTtacgtatgtgtgtgtgcgccACTGTGGGGGCTCGCCCCTGTGTGCATCTGTACGTCTGTgtgaattaaataaaaccGTTCAagttttaacaaatttaagtGATAGCGTCTTTTGGAAGCGTCTTTCGGCGGCCTCCTTTGCACCATTTTGGCCAACATGTGCGCAGTTTTATGCGTAAGGAGGTTTCTGCCCGTTCAGTTAATGCGGCCCGTTTGCTTCTAAAAAGTGGCACATTTGGAGGGGGACCCTTTTAAGGGGCTGTAAGGCGCACCTACGCGAGGgtgtatacatgtatatgtacgtacatgtgcTCACCGCATGTGTGATAGACGCGGAAATTTGCCtacctcccctccccccaacgCCGCGACACTGTGGAGAATTCCCAACACCTAGAAGATCAACACTGGGagtaaaaaggagagcaatttgaaaaataaaaaaaagggaaacaacaCGGAAAGAAACGAAACGAAGTTGCCCGATTGAACGGGTGAGCTCCCGATGAGTGTAGACGCCATGGGGAAACATacctttttgcgaaaaatagGGAAACGCGGAGAGTACATTAAAAGGGGGTAAGTATAGGCGCCCCAAACGGAATGGCGCAAATGACGTAATttgcccaaaaaaaattctgatgGTGGGGTAAGACTCCCGTTCCCATAAGCGTATATCCTTTTGTGGCTCTGCACACACGCTTCCAAACGGATGAGAGGGGTTAATTTGGAAATTATTCGGTAGCCCTCTGTGGAACGCCACAGCTCGCCCTAGAGTGGAGTGCCATTTTTCCAGGTGTAAAGTTTCCGGATGTTCAATTTGTGTAGAAGCAGAAAGGCTTCCCAATTGAAAGACAGTCTACATCCCGttgctaaaaaatgaaacgcttaaaaataacattttgcaTTACTGTCCAGTTTGTAGCtagctagaaaaaaaaaaaaaatcccacaATTTttctgacttgttcatattttttaagctttttttttttttttgcacaaatatgtacatatgaaaagttatttttttattttttttagaaaatatcTGTGTATATCTAGCCAAAATGTCCAAAAGCACAAAAGCgatttataataacattgagtgatttaaaatttgagggggaaaaggggcgTGGACATTGTAACTGCCAATTTTGCTGTTCTTCATTCGGGGTGGGAAGTTTAAGGGGGAGGCATCCTTTCGACCAGTTTCGCCCTCATCATTTCGACGTTTGTCATCCCCGCGAAGCGCATTTTTTCCGCGCGCGTGCCTCGCTCAGGGATAACGGGAGATTAACTGGAGATGCATTCCTCCCATGTTATCACGCAGCGGCAGTTAAGCTTCCCCTCCGATAGACCGCAAAAGTGacaatttcttcaaattttttcccctttcattAAATGCATACTTAAACGTAAAACTAGCACTTTTGAATTGTCtatttttgcactttttaaaaagtctACGTTGAGTCATTTTGaacgtttattttatttaattttatttttttctcctacaGTTTgcttaactttttaaaaaaattacactgCGCGCTATGTCTTATTTAACGAAATTGCTGACTTGAGACTAATCAGCATGCCTAAAAAATCTGAGCAGTAGCCCCTTGAGCAATTACGGATAAAGCGAATTTATGAACCATTCACATGATGGGCTGAGGACACCATATCGCCGAAGAGAGAACTTTTTAAGCCCAGTCTGAGAAGTACACaccattttttacttcatttatttatttatttttttttgtgaaactGCAACGGGCGTTACGCTTCACATTCGCCCACGCGACGTCGCTTTGGTGTGGAGAACCAGGTCATAGCGCTAATGTGACTGCAATCAGTTTCAACGTTAACATTGTTGACCTTCCCAAGGTTGCTAGCTTTGCTCCTTCTGTGAGTAGTGGCCAGCAATATTTATGCACATGCAAagagaaggaaagaaagacaAAGGAACAGAACTGGAGAAATGTCCGCTTGCATACACACCTACCCATGATCAGCCAcgtgtaagaaaaaaatcaccaGGCGGATGTCACACTTGCGAAGTTGCGCAAGAGAGGTGTGCACcaatatgtgtatatttacGCGCACAAGACGAGGAGACCCATGAGTAGAACGCAAAATGAGCCGCTTTTCACTTCAAAAGATAGTTTTTAATGACGGCAAATTGTTGAGCTGTGAAAATGCCCCCAAGGACGATGCCCCTAAAGACGATGCCGCTTCGTTTAAAAGCCTCACCACCTCACAATTTAGAAGCGACAAAGGAAAAAGTGGGCCGCCTCATCAGAGGGTCGAAAATCCGGAGATGAAGTGTGCACCCAATTTTGAAGACACGCCAAATGGTGCTTCCCAGCAAAAGTGTGAGGACCATAGAAGTGGACCCCCCGCAGTGAACAGTGAACACATCGTGGAGGACAACAAAAATAGGGGGTACAtgaatttgataaaaaataacgtaaGAAATGTTATcagtaatattattaataggAAGTCCATActgggaaggaaaaacaacgAAGATGTGAGGGAagacgagaaaaaaaaggcaggtGAGGAAAAGGGCGAAGGGAAGAATAGCAATGCAGCTCTGAGCAGGGAGAAGTACACCAGTGTAGCGCTGAGcaaggagaagcacaccAGTGCAGCTCTGAGCAAAAGAGTAGAATTTCCTGACGCGAATGGGGCACCCCCAGATTTGAAACCAACTCCAAGGGGTactgaaaaaaagggaagcaccTCCAACTGGGTTAGAAGCAACCATGAAAATAAGTCCTCCGttagaaaaaattggacAAACGTGAAAAATGTTGCCAAAAAGGATGGCCAAAATGTTGGCAAAAATGTCCAAAATGATGGCAAAAATGTTGGCCAAAATAATGACTCAAAGGTGAATCTGGGCGGGGTGGCCAAAGACATGATCGATGAgtccacgggggggaagacacaGCTAAGCGGAAGGGGAACTCcaacaaatgagaaaaatcgAGGCGCAGAAAAGGTCAGCCACGGGGACGGCAGCAGAACCAACAGAAGTAGCAAAGCAGTGAACGAGAAAGCACGCAATGAGGTGGCGTCTTTAAGTGGGAAGGGACAGGCGCTCATTAGTAGAGCCCCTTCTCTGACTGGAAGAACCCCTTCGCTTATTAGTAGAGCCCCTTCTCTGACTGGAAGAACCCCTTCGCTTATTAGTAGAGCCCCTTCGCTAACTAGCAGAACCCCCTCACAAACTAGCAAAACCACATCGCTAGCGGCCAAACCGCTAGCTGCCAAACCGCTCATCttgggaataaaaaaaaatgaaaaaatccCGAATAAGCAAAACGCCTTCACCTCGAGGACCACACACAACAGGGAAAAATACACAGGCAGAAGTACCTCCCCCAATTTTCTGCACAATGATAGCTTCcaaaaaaacttaaaaaagaCGTTAATTGACACCATCATGAATCCTGACAAGGGGGAACGCACGCCAGGAGTAGCGGCAGGGATAGCACCAAGGACAGCGCCAGGGACAACCCCAAGGACGGTCAAAACGCTCAACCGAAGCGGACATCCCGACTTGCTCAGAAGGGACACCCTTTCAAATCAAAAGGGCTTTCCACATGGAGACAAAACAAAAAGCGTAATCAAATACCCGTCGCCAATCAATGCGAATAGTGCCAGAGAGATTGGCCACCATACGAAAGGGGATAACCTGTTCGAAACGAAGCAACAAATGATTAGGAGGTACTCTACAGCGGTTCGAAACAGAAACTCGGTGCTAAGAAAGAACAGCGTAACGGCGAATGGACACCTCTCCCTTTATAAGCTAAATGGAgagggaaacgaaaaaaaaaaattatcctcTCAGCCAAATGGTACACCAAAAGTGATGAGCTCTACTAACGACTTGCAAGCTCCTGAAAATGCAGAATGGACCAGCAGAGAGGGTGGAGAAGCTTCTCAAAAGGATCTCTCACCGGTCGGTGCaaattataagaataaaGTGGCCCCTAAGTTGTTTCCcttgcaaaggaaaaaaatagacggGTTGATGAATTCATTtctaaaaaatgggagaccGGTTAAGGAAACATCACCCACGGGGGGAGCTAAATGTAAGAATAGTCCAACGTCGAAGCAGggtacacaaaaatggggactaCACAAACGGGTGGGAGGAAATAATGAGCCACCCCCTCTGCATATGCCCAAACGATTCAGCACGATGAATTTTACGAGGGTAAATAAGGAATGTGCAGTGCCAAGCAGGACACTGAAACGGTTTGATAGTGTAGCTAagggtcaggtaaaaaagggggtggatCTTAAAACGGGCTACAAATTAGATACAGGCATGAGGCAGAAGCGTTTTTCCTTAGTGAGTAATTTGGAGAAGGTGGGCCATGCGCATTCTGGTGTGAAATCTCAAAGTAGATGTACGTCGGAAGGGGATGATGTTGATGATGAGAGGGGGTCCTTACCCAGTCATGCTGTCAAGGGGGAGCAAATAATTGGCGAGGTGGAACACCCAGTGAGGGAAGCACCACTCGAGGGGGGTGACCAAAGGGACGCGATGGAACTACCAACCGGGGAAGCACTTCTAgaagggggcgaaaaaagTGATAAACCGGAGGAGCATACACCAGGTGGAGTACTCACAGGGGACGAGGCATATTACAATTCGTCAGCAGTGAACTCGGCCCAGACGAAATACCGCGAAACggatttatatgaaaattacaaCGACACCACCATGATGGTGCTAAAGAGAAATTTGGACTATGGAGAGGAGACGCCTAGATGTGTTACCCCCATGTGGGCAactcagggggggggaagcggtgaccCAGACGAAGTTGGACCGGGGGAAGCTGAACGGGAGGAAGCTGAGCCGGAGGAAGGTCAGCCAGACGAAGCTACACCAGACGAAGCTACTCCAGACGAAGCTAATCAAATTGGACCCTCTCCCATGGCCCCAAGTGACCGCTTATCAGATGCCGCACAAAAAAGCAGTGGGGTCGATGCGCGAGAGAACCATCAGTCGGATGGGCTGCGCACCCTGCTAGGAGGAGAAGTGGCCCAATTTTGCACCGCCGAAGAAACATTTAGGGGTGACGAGATAGATGCCGCTAAAGGTGAGAATGATAAGGTGGATGATTCAGACAGGGAGTTCATCACCCTTGTGAAGGGGGAGAGTTTCCTCAAAGATCGCTCATCCGACAGTCTCATCAGCTACGCACAAATGGAGGAGGTAGATAAGATGCCCGTaaaggaagaacaaaagggggaggtcCTCATTCGAGGTGATAGTCGTGACGGCGTAAAAGAAGAAGGCAGTAATTACGGTGGGGAGAATGGGGAAGTTGCCGAAATAGGGCAGTGCAAAAAGAGCGATTATGTATGCATAAGGGTAGAGTCCGAGGATGAAGACCTCATTACTGAGAATGTGAAATTTTACTTAAAGAGCAAAAGTCAAGAGGATGGATTCAAAGCCGagtggggagggggaggtGCTTCTAAAGGTTGGGTAGCTAGCCAAGGTGTAAAAAGTGATGAAAATGTCTCGGCTAAAGTGACTACTGGGCAGGTGGGCGAATTGGCCGCTTCGCACGAAAAAAGAGTTATTCTGGAGGGGGAGCACGAAGAAGGAATGATACCGGAGGGGGAGCACGAAGAAGGAATGACGCCGGAGGGGGAACACGAAGAAAGCTCATTCCCCCAACATAGCGACAAAGGTAACGCGTTGCTACCCCCCCATGCACCTCTAATGGGGGGAACCGATCCACCTGAAACACACCACTCAGTGCAACTTCCATCTGGCTTAAGCGAGAATAATAACACACCGCAaattttgggggggagaaaaagcgGTGCACGTGGAAAGAGTAGCGCCATTTGTGGAGACGATCAAAGCAGTGTAAGGGGAAGCCATTTGAAGGCACCCCAGATATGTGGGAAGCATTCCCCTCgaaggaggaacaaaatggtgaggaaaaaaaacatgtataATTTCTGCTCCAAGTACAAGAGGAATTACAACCTGAGTTTGGATAACCgcaaggggaaggaaaggaaagtGGCAAGCCATGGAGGAGAGAACGAACAGGTGGGTACACATGCAGAGAGGGGCTCCCCAGGGGAAGGGGCCATTgtagggggggaagcatatCCGGGTGCTCAGCAGGGAAACCTCTTTCCTAATGAAGGTTTGGCCGATCAGTTCtggagagggggaaaaaggaaaattggCAAACTGCTGAAAAGTGTGGCCACGCCCAGTTGGCttgtgaagaaaaggaaagcgaAGCCAAGTTCGCCCGTGAAGAGTCGTTCCCCGGGGGGGTTGAAGTGCAGGGTGAGGAAGTCGAGGGGGGGTGAGGGCCGTAGAAAGAGGAAAGGAGGAGagtcaaaaaggggggatgcctgcggtgtagcggtgggCGCggtggaagaagtggaaaaagCGGCGGAAGCGGCGGACGGGGCAGACGGGGCAGCCGCGTCGGGCGCACCCGCCGCTCAACACGCGGAGGCCGTCTTCCGCGAGCACGAGTGGATGCGCCTGATCCTGCAGATTATAGACAAGGGTAATTTCGAGCTGGCCGAAAAGTTGATGCTCTTGATTTtcgagaaggaggaggagttATACAGGCGGTTCGTGGACGTGGAGAGGAGTGACGCGAGCACGCGCGCggattcttccccccccggcaGGGCAGACGAGCCGAACGGAGGAGGCGAGCTGAGCGGAGCAGATGAGTCAAACGCAGCAGGTGAACTGCGCCGAGCAGACGATAGGAAGAATAGCTCCACGTGTACTATCGACGACGCACCGCagcagagaaaaaaggaagtgtcTCACTACATGGAGCAAATCATGCACAGCTGCCCAGCGGACTGGCCCCTACTAGACATAGCCATACTGATAATCGTCTCCCAAATAGTATGCCACATTTTTACCCACAACAAATGGAGGTACTTCTTCCAAAGCTGTGTTCTGTTTGAGCAATTCTGCATCGCCATTTTGCTAAACTCTTCGATAATTAATTCGGAGAAGAATGGAATTCCCATCCTGATGTTTGAGCACGActtcttttgcaaaattgtgacGACTGGGAATGGAGAGTTATCCTCCACTGCAGTGAAGTACCGTTGTGAATACTTAAAGAATGACCACGTGGGTAAAGAAATGACCATTTTGGATGTGATTTTTCTGGCCTTGGCTTCCTACATCACCGTCAGTCAAAATTTAAATGAGTACGTCGAACGGAACAACCTTGCGTATTATTTGGACTTGTTTCGCAAGAGGGCCCGCGAACGGGGGGTCCAGGAGGAGCGccggaaggggaagaagaggaggccAAGTAACCGCTCCAGTTATGCCGCAAAAAAGCAGCGATTTTCCGAACCCCTGCAATGGAAGAAGCCAACTGAAGAGCAACACCTCTTTGAGAgaacgaagaggagaagaatgACGTAcgagaaaaatgtgaagcgcAGGCTGAGCATTCTGAGGACAGCCAAGTGCATCACTGCAGGGGATAAACACTCGGTGCGTCGAAGGAGTGCCTGTCTGGACCCATGGCATGGGAAAGAAATTCCAAAGGGAGATGGTGAAAACAGGAAGGAGGATAACCAAGGGAACAAATTCTTCCTCTttaggaacaaaaaaattgagacCATCGTGCAGTACCATACTAGGAGCCACTTAGAAAAGATGCTGTGCCATATTGTCATCGAGATTTTCAACCTGGTGTATGCGTTTGGGGAGTACTCCGTGGAGAACGTGCTCATCATCAGGAAGTTTTTCCGCGTCTTTCTGAACTTCGCGCAGAAGCGGTTCGTCGCCCTCTCCGTGCGCGCGCACAGCGAGAGCGGAAGCGGGAGCGGCGGGGTTATCGGCGGGGTTATCGACGAGGTCTGGGGCGACTTGGGCAGCGAACTGCGCGCTACCGCTACCGCTGGTACTACCGCTGGCACTTCCAACTGCGGGAGCGTGCGCGGCGCCGTGCCCCCGCCCCAGCGGATTTACGATAACTACCACAACGTGTGGATTTGGGTGGAAAGGATCTTCTCCCAGAACTTCTGCGAGCTGAACAACCTGCTGTACAATGTGGGCCTGGAGAGGAGCAGCCTGGGGGGCGACGACCACCTGAGCGTTAACTATGCGAAGATAGAAACGATTAGTAAGAATGTGAAGAGGTTTTCCGCGTTGCAGAGGCGGAATTGCTGCGTGTTGAGGAGGTACTGGGCGACCTTCGGGTCCAAGGAGGGAGTTGCAGCGAGTGGAGAAAGAGACATAGAAGGAGCAGTTTGCGATGATGGTAACGGACCAGGCACAACGCCGCCACGGTCACCTCTGGAGAGATTCATGGAAGAAGCACCCACCGGCTTGGCATCCCACGAGTGGCTCCCGAACGGAGAGCTAGACAAGGAAAACTTGCGCAAACATAGAATCCTCTGCAAGCTCGAAAAAAGGGACCACTCGAAGGACAGACTGACCTTCCACTTCTTAAGTGTAGTCGAGTGCATCTATAATGTGTACCACTCGATGGAGGAGATACCATCctttcttcatttaaaaaaaaaaaaatatttctcaaATTACATGGGGAGTAgtagcgaaaaggaaaatgggaaagaatCAACGGGGATGCCCTTCTTGAATGGACCTACAAATGAACAGTGCGATTTGAGCAGAAGCTACTCGAGTCCAAGTCAAGTGGTGGCCCTTCTAAACCACCACATGGGTAGTAGCAATAACTGCGACAAGGGGGTGGTAGGTGATGCCCAGATGGGAAAGAGGACTAgtgaagcggaggaggaagaggaggcggaggaggaagaggaggcgGAGGAGAAGACAGACCACTGGGTTAGGCAGCTAAAGAGGAGGTTAAAAATATACGACATCCAGTGGCATGAAGATTATGAAAAGCAGTACGTaaatttggctagctgcatgaagaggttaaaaaaaagatttagggaaaaaaaaatattttgtaaaataatggAGAGTGATTTAAATTCCTTTTGGCTAGACAAGAACCAGGTGTACCTCCAATACATCCAAATAACAATTaattgtaaatttattttgggTTGTTCCTACGATGAGATTTTCAAATTCGTAAAAGGGAACTACGCTTTTGTGCTTAACATGGTGGAGGAGATGCGGAGGGGCTGCACGGGGAGTGCGAGTCCCCCAcccgagggggaaaaaaaaaactttctgGACGACAACTTTTTGCTCATGGCCTGGGAAATCGCAAACTTTTACTTTTGCATTTTGTATTACAAATTTGAGCTGAAGGAAATCTTGCAAGAGTTGCTCAAGTGGGTATCTATTTTTAGGGAGCTAGAGCTACAGGAGCGTGGCGGGCGTGGCGGCTGCTTGCTGACGTACCGGCAGCGGTGCGTGTCCTACTCCGTGCACATTTTAATCTTCCTCAATGAGTATACCTGCGCGCAGAGGGTGCTGAAGCGGTTTTCAAGGGAGTTCCTCCGGGGAGATTGCAGCCATCCGTCAGGCGGCATCAATCCGTCAGGCGGCATCGGTCTGTTAAGTGGCATCAACCCGTTAGGTGGTGTCGACCCGCTCGACCCCCGCTGCGCCGAGAGCAGACCAGCCGTCGCCCCCACGTGCGAAAGAGCAGCTCTGCACGCGCACACCATCAACAAGTGCTACCTCTACGACAAGTGGATCAACTTCATGATTAGGAAGTACAACCGCCTGATTCCGTTCCtcctggaaaaaaaaaatttcgtcaAGCTGATTCTGTTTAATAATAGGAATGTAAAAATcctgctgaagaagaagaaagaaaaagttataataaaaaaggtgaTGCGTAAAATGCAGCAACTGCAGAGGGTCGTTTTGTCTCTCTATTGCCTCTGCGTTAAGCTCTACAAGGGCTATTACGACCACGcgtccattttgcatttccaaACTGCGCGGCAGTTGTTGGTCGCTTCGAAGTACTTGGGCATTCACATTAAGGAGAGGGCGGCGCTCACGAGTTATTTCccaccgggggggggagcagcagatGGGGCGGATGGACCAGAGGGAGCAAATGGAACAGACGCCGCAGACGCAGCAGATGCAGCAGATGCAGCAGATGCAGCCGATGCAGGTGGGGTGAAGATGGGAAGGACGCTTCTCCACGAGCTGCCCTACCACGGGGCTTCAAACAACTTCCTCAGCGCGGATGGTGGAGGGAATTTATTTCCTGGGCGCTCTTTTGGCGATGCGATGGGCGCATCCCCTGCGGCGGGGCGCGCGGCCTCGGAGTGGGCTTCCCCCGGGTTGTACTTGCGTGCGGAGAGCGCTACCCCCCACGTGAGTCCTCACCTGGGGAACGCCAACCGGGATGGTGGCGGTGAAAATGGCGGTGAGAAGGAGGGCGGCCAAAACAGCGACGACATGTTCCACCTGCACGCGCTCATTCTGAGCATACAGATACAGTACACCCTCTCGGTCTGCATCATAATTTGCGCAGATTTGTTCATCTCCCCGGCCAAGTTAAACCGTCTCGCGGGGGGAAGGCGAGCCAATAAAGACCCCCCCGCAGTCAGCAAGCCGAAGCATCCCACCTACGTGCGCTCATTATTTAACTGCAAAATTTTACGCAAGCATTACAGAGTTATAAATGGGCACGATTTTGCCAAAGGGAAAGGCAGCAATGGGGCaaaacggaggaggaagaagaagaagaagaaaaagaagaagaaaaagaagaagaaaaaagagccCCTGAGTTGTGGCGGCATGGGGCTGTCTGGACCCATGCACATGTACTACGTTGACTACGCTGGTGGAAGACGCCACGGAAAGGGCTTCTCATCGGGGGTGGGCTTACAGACGGATAAAAAACTTCCCCACGTTGTTCAGCACGCAGGTAACTTGCGTAACCATGGGGAGGAGCCACATGTAGGAGACGGCTCCAAAGACTCGCCCACGGATTGTTGGCAGGACCACCCGTGGAGCAATCAGCCGGACCGGGACTGCCTCTCCGACGTCGGGATGGAACGAACGCGTGACTCTCTGGAGGGGGGCTGGGCGTCTCCACCGCGCGGCTGCCTCAGCGGCTATATGAGCAGTGGCTACCTCAACGGCTGCTACAACGGCCGCTTCAGCGGTTACCTTAGTGAGTGCCTGCCCGGGCGCTACGAAAATTTCAAGCGgtcaattttgaaaaaaagggggagcaaccTGGGCGTCCGTGAGGGAAAGTTAAAGGAGAACGGGGGTGACTGTGCAGTGCGGACCAGCGGGCCAGACCCGGTGGACGCAAGAAGCGCTTACCACATCTTAGTGCAAATTTCGACGTGGCTGAGTAAGAACTCCGCCGCGCAGCTCGCCTGGATTGGTCAGGTAGGGGGCGTCCCCCTGTACGCGCGTGTGTATGATAGCGGTGTGTATGCTCGCGGTGTGTTTGGACGCTTGTGTATACGCGCTTATACATGTGCCCCTTTGTGTATGCCCTTTTTATCGGCACCCCCattgcatttcccccccctcgcagaaGCTCTTTAAGATGTGCCTGCCGGAACTGCTGTGCATCGTGCTGGCGCTTCAAGCCAACATGTTCATGGGCAGGAACAT
Coding sequences within:
- a CDS encoding cell division cycle protein 48 homologue, putative (encoded by transcript PVX_114095A) is translated as MENSADVKAVADENNGEQKVTKKKNLSRLIVEEATNDDNSVVALNTKRMEELNFFRGDTILIKGKKRHSTICIILNDNELDEGKIRINKVARKNLRVCLGDIVYVKPCPEIPYGKKIQVLPLDDTIEGLAKDTLFEIFLKPYFNESYRPVKKGDLFLVRGGFMSVEFKVVEVDPDDFCIVSPDTVIYYEGDPIKRDDEEKLDEIGYDDIGGCKKQLAQIREMIELPLRHPGLFKTLGVKPPRGVLLYGPPGSGKTCIARAVANETGAFFFLINGPEVMSKMAGEAEANLRRAFEEAEKNSPAIIFIDEIDSIAPKREKTNGEVERRVVSQLLTLMDGIKTRGQVVVIAATNRQNSIDPALRRFGRFDREIDIGVPDDNGRFEILRIHTKNMKLSPDVKLEELASSTHGFVGADLAQLCTEAALTCIREKMDVIDLEDEIIDKEVLESMCVTQDHFNMALGTCNPSSLRETVVEVPNVKWDDIGGLDEVKNTLREMILYPIDHPDKFEKFGLSPSRGVLFYGPPGCGKTLLAKAVASECSANFVSIKGPELLTMWFGESEANVREVFDKARAAAPCVLFFDELDSIGTQRGSTLGDGSGAGDRVMNQLLTEIDGVGPKKNLFFIGATNRPELLDEALLRPGRLDQLIYIPLPDLAARISILSAVLRKSPIADNVPIDFLAQKTAGFSGADLAELCQRAARAAIRDSIDSEEMNKKSKLQMYPNVKGENGENTQSVPNDTPVQNNEENTVKYEITRHHFKEGLAGARRSVSQADLIKYDNFRIKFDPLYKTKAGGGNEDFIIDWPDEENNEEPQEYNVDDDLYS